The following are encoded together in the Lathyrus oleraceus cultivar Zhongwan6 chromosome 3, CAAS_Psat_ZW6_1.0, whole genome shotgun sequence genome:
- the LOC127126276 gene encoding zinc finger A20 and AN1 domain-containing stress-associated protein 8 codes for MESPDEMGCQAPERPILCVNNCGFFGREATMNMCSKCYKDTLLTQEQDKLAATSVENIVNGNGKLAVTAGAVDVQVGNVEVNTACPEVPDNSVFGESVEMKAKTGPSRCATCRKRVGLTGFSCKCGNLFCAMHRYSDKHECTFDYRTVAQKAIAEANPVIKADKLDKI; via the coding sequence ATGGAGTCTCCCGATGAGATGGGATGCCAGGCACCAGAACGACCTATTCTTTGCGTTAACAATTGTGGTTTCTTCGGAAGGGAAGCTACCATGAACATGTGTTCCAAGTGCTACAAGGACACATTGTTAACTCAGGAGCAGGACAAACTTGCTGCGACATCAGTTGAAAACATTGTGAATGGCAATGGAAAGCTAGCTGTGACTGCAGGCGCGGTTGATGTACAAGTTGGAAATGTGGAGGTCAATACAGCATGTCCCGAAGTTCCAGATAATTCGGTCTTTGGTGAGAGTGTGGAGATGAAAGCCAAGACTGGTCCTAGCAGATGTGCCACTTGCCGGAAACGTGTTGGATTAACTGGTTTCAGCTGCAAATGCGGCAACCTCTTCTGTGCAATGCATCGCTATTCTGATAAACATGAATGCACTTTTGATTATAGAACTGTTGCTCAGAAAGCCATAGCGGAAGCCAACCCAGTAATTAAGGCAGATAAGCTTGATAAAATCTAG